The segment AATTAAAAAAACTTGATTAAAAAAAGACAGGATTCCTGTCTTTTTTTATTTATTTGTTAATAACTATTTCTGAAGTCATTTTAACATCCGCTTTTCTATATACCTCACTTACACCACAATACCTTTCTTCAGATAAATTTATTGCTTTTTCAATTTTTGTCGCAGGTAATTCAACGCCTTTTTTAGGAGTGAATATATATTTTATATGCATTGATTTATAATGCTTCGGATGCTCATCTGTTAATTCTCCGCCCACTTCAACACTAAAATCATCAATATCTTCTGTTACTCTCATTTTTTTCAAAATTGAAACAACATCCATTCCGGTACATCCTCCCAATGCAGCTAACATAAACGGTTTAGGTTGAGGTCCTTTATTTTCTCCTCCCACTTTTTCTGTGGCATCAATAATTACTTTATGCCCGTTTATTTCCCA is part of the Bacteroidales bacterium genome and harbors:
- a CDS encoding OsmC family protein, translating into MSKTVKTNWKGNMSFEWEINGHKVIIDATEKVGGENKGPQPKPFMLAALGGCTGMDVVSILKKMRVTEDIDDFSVEVGGELTDEHPKHYKSMHIKYIFTPKKGVELPATKIEKAINLSEERYCGVSEVYRKADVKMTSEIVINK